In Chryseobacterium oranimense, a single window of DNA contains:
- a CDS encoding Bax inhibitor-1 family protein → MELRIKPFPKNIYPKKGLLIKGPSPRIWLHEMEILGIDLNRVKSYAIPSDQPNVLYGCLLVFYDEAPQEIGRNAYFQCVDDQLFIPENTIFYPKINPEDWPSAGSGFMVMHPEFGFVRLTEEIDWLSLIYEPEISIGKVRKPSNGVKIPQHIESFTVEMDDEKVLETLQQSKSEEEWMNNLPFDLKKVMAGNKKEIEKYLKYLEKYPDRAVELGVPLDIMGTSRGDGFGKFTFGDNWLNSLFGGSGDKKESAGSRNFRWIFWGVVVIAIFFRIFMPSDKDKTQKEDFLFSSGNIMNGTEKLKADIIAYQSGVTDIDMKIDSIYGKERKKLSSEYVAAGAAMSKDKNERERYKKLGGRNLGEVGNDIEKLNAREQNSRDSLKIVYSKRITKHLVQQEETMKRRISDSLKQYTKGKPVNGEIVKFVLKKKQVLMADSLGKLYGTLDIAELPPAPIKDSKVGTLESGETSAKEKTRISDILYLVIFMFGAVGIYSFIFKRKSLNLGGDNVPLWVKIILSVMLVSMLVYLFYPLIKMFGYNWFVWILVIFVILLLYRLFSEDKTILNSDDDE, encoded by the coding sequence ATGGAGCTTAGAATAAAACCTTTTCCTAAAAATATTTATCCTAAAAAAGGCCTTTTGATTAAAGGTCCTTCACCCCGAATATGGCTTCATGAAATGGAAATACTGGGAATAGACCTCAATCGCGTAAAGTCCTATGCTATTCCTTCAGATCAGCCTAATGTTCTGTACGGATGTTTGCTGGTTTTTTATGATGAAGCGCCTCAGGAAATCGGGAGAAATGCTTATTTCCAGTGTGTGGATGACCAACTTTTTATCCCTGAAAATACCATATTCTACCCAAAGATCAACCCGGAAGACTGGCCGTCTGCCGGTTCAGGATTTATGGTCATGCATCCCGAATTTGGTTTTGTCAGGCTTACAGAAGAAATAGATTGGCTTTCCTTGATATATGAACCTGAAATTTCAATCGGAAAAGTAAGAAAACCTTCAAACGGAGTGAAAATTCCGCAGCATATTGAAAGCTTCACCGTTGAGATGGATGATGAAAAAGTCCTGGAAACTCTTCAGCAGTCGAAAAGTGAAGAGGAATGGATGAACAACCTTCCTTTCGACCTGAAAAAAGTAATGGCAGGAAACAAAAAAGAAATTGAAAAATACTTAAAATACTTAGAAAAATATCCTGACAGAGCTGTAGAGCTGGGGGTCCCACTGGATATTATGGGAACGTCCCGTGGTGACGGTTTTGGTAAATTTACCTTCGGGGATAACTGGCTGAATTCCCTGTTTGGAGGTTCAGGAGATAAGAAGGAATCCGCAGGAAGCCGGAATTTCCGGTGGATATTTTGGGGTGTTGTGGTGATTGCTATATTTTTCAGGATTTTTATGCCGTCGGATAAAGACAAAACCCAGAAAGAAGACTTTCTTTTTTCGTCGGGTAATATTATGAACGGAACGGAAAAGCTTAAGGCAGATATCATTGCTTATCAATCCGGGGTGACAGATATTGACATGAAGATCGATTCTATTTACGGAAAAGAAAGGAAAAAGCTTTCCAGTGAATATGTTGCGGCTGGAGCTGCCATGTCAAAAGACAAAAATGAAAGAGAAAGGTATAAAAAGTTAGGAGGCAGAAACCTGGGAGAGGTTGGAAATGATATTGAAAAGCTCAATGCCAGAGAGCAAAACAGCAGGGATTCCCTGAAAATTGTTTATTCAAAAAGAATCACAAAACATCTTGTTCAGCAGGAAGAAACCATGAAGCGCCGGATTTCAGATTCATTGAAACAGTACACCAAAGGAAAACCTGTGAATGGAGAGATTGTGAAATTTGTTTTAAAGAAAAAACAAGTCCTCATGGCAGATTCCCTCGGAAAGTTGTATGGAACACTTGATATAGCAGAACTTCCGCCGGCCCCAATTAAAGATTCAAAAGTTGGAACCCTTGAGTCGGGAGAGACCAGCGCTAAAGAGAAAACCAGGATTTCAGATATCCTGTATCTTGTAATTTTCATGTTCGGGGCTGTAGGAATTTATTCTTTTATTTTCAAACGAAAGTCGTTAAACCTCGGTGGTGACAATGTACCGCTTTGGGTGAAGATAATATTGTCTGTTATGTTGGTTTCCATGCTGGTATATCTGTTTTACCCGCTGATAAAAATGTTTGGCTACAACTGGTTCGTATGGATTCTTGTGATCTTCGTGATCCTTCTTCTTTACCGTCTGTTCAGCGAGGACAAAACCATTTTAAACTCTGATGACGATGAATAA
- a CDS encoding AAA family ATPase, translating to MTQNITKLNTVLNYVKDTFVGKNDVVDLLGICLVAKENAFLYGPPGTAKSAIVRTLSKTVKDGRNFEYLLTRFTEPNEIFGPFDIRKLKEGELLTNTEGMMPEASLIFLDEIFNANSAILNSLLTALNEKIFKRGKETKKLPALMFVGASNVLPEDESLNALFDRFLVRINVDYVNPELLQQVLLAGRKLENETETHIPEILADEIRELQNLCKTVDLKPIYEVYLNTIISLRNTGIAISDRRAVKLQNLIAASALICGRNEAVLSDLWVLKHIWDTEEQIEILEGIINRTIEKDDHPKSHPQAMQNKTPNPEEVMKDVKILVEKWNSGTLSFEEQNVIKDKLRYLQTRCDWIRNPEQKQYIQQEIESLWQKILQSV from the coding sequence ATGACTCAAAATATTACAAAACTTAATACCGTTCTCAACTACGTAAAAGATACGTTCGTAGGAAAAAATGATGTTGTGGATCTGTTGGGAATTTGCCTGGTGGCCAAAGAAAATGCATTTCTGTACGGACCTCCCGGAACCGCAAAATCTGCCATTGTAAGAACACTCTCAAAAACAGTCAAAGACGGAAGAAACTTTGAATATTTATTAACCCGTTTTACAGAACCGAACGAAATTTTCGGTCCTTTCGATATCCGGAAACTCAAGGAAGGAGAGTTACTTACCAACACCGAAGGAATGATGCCGGAAGCTTCACTCATTTTCCTTGACGAAATATTTAATGCCAATTCAGCGATCCTGAATTCACTTCTGACCGCTCTGAACGAAAAAATCTTCAAAAGAGGAAAAGAAACAAAAAAATTGCCTGCACTCATGTTCGTGGGGGCCAGCAATGTTCTGCCGGAAGATGAATCGCTTAACGCATTATTCGACCGTTTCCTGGTAAGAATCAATGTAGATTATGTAAATCCTGAGCTTCTTCAGCAGGTCCTTCTGGCTGGAAGAAAGCTGGAAAACGAAACAGAAACCCATATTCCGGAAATTCTTGCAGACGAAATCAGGGAACTTCAAAATCTGTGTAAAACAGTGGATTTGAAACCCATTTATGAAGTCTATTTAAATACCATCATTAGTTTAAGAAATACAGGAATCGCCATTTCAGACCGTAGAGCGGTAAAACTTCAGAACCTGATTGCTGCCAGCGCTTTAATTTGTGGAAGAAATGAAGCCGTACTTTCCGACCTTTGGGTACTGAAACATATCTGGGATACGGAAGAACAGATTGAAATTCTTGAAGGCATCATCAACAGAACCATTGAAAAAGACGATCATCCGAAATCTCATCCACAAGCTATGCAGAACAAAACTCCGAATCCGGAGGAAGTAATGAAAGACGTAAAAATCCTTGTGGAAAAATGGAACAGCGGAACGCTCAGCTTTGAAGAGCAGAATGTGATCAAAGATAAACTGAGATACCTTCAGACCCGCTGCGACTGGATCAGGAACCCGGAGCAGAAACAGTATATACAGCAAGAAATTGAAAGCTTATGGCAGAAGATACTTCAAAGTGTGTAA
- a CDS encoding VOC family protein has protein sequence MKIEHIAIWVKDLEKMRTFYQKYFGAVSNEKYHNPVKHFQSYFLSFENGCRLEIMNRPDIQESGNSYDSQQFGIIHLAFSTGSKEKVDDLTEILRKDGYTIAGEPRTTGDGYYESVILDPENNIIEITD, from the coding sequence ATGAAAATTGAGCATATTGCAATCTGGGTAAAAGACCTGGAAAAAATGAGAACATTCTACCAGAAATATTTCGGAGCTGTCTCCAATGAAAAATACCACAATCCCGTAAAGCATTTCCAGTCTTATTTTTTAAGCTTTGAAAATGGCTGCCGTCTCGAAATTATGAACAGACCCGATATTCAGGAGAGCGGAAATTCTTATGATTCCCAGCAGTTCGGGATCATTCATCTGGCGTTTTCTACGGGAAGCAAGGAAAAAGTAGATGATCTGACAGAAATTTTAAGGAAAGACGGTTATACCATAGCTGGCGAACCCCGTACAACAGGCGATGGCTACTACGAAAGCGTAATTCTGGATCCGGAAAATAATATTATCGAAATAACTGATTGA
- the deoD gene encoding purine-nucleoside phosphorylase, with protein MSIHISAKKGEIAKVVLQPGDPLRAQYIAENYLENAKLVSKTRGIFYYTGLYKGKEITVGASGMGFPSIGIYSFELFTEYEVDTIIRIGTCGAYTTDLKLFDILNIENAASESTYAKYAWEIEDEILPHQGNIFGTINETAQELSLATKAINVHSSDIFYRKDQNIPAIATKYNCPAVEMEAFGLFANAQHLGKNAATILTVTDIIPTHEKISADEREKALKPMMELALESALKSL; from the coding sequence ATGAGTATTCACATCAGTGCAAAAAAAGGAGAAATTGCTAAAGTAGTATTGCAGCCGGGGGATCCGCTTCGTGCACAATATATTGCTGAAAATTATTTGGAAAATGCTAAACTGGTAAGCAAAACAAGAGGAATCTTTTATTATACAGGTCTTTACAAAGGTAAAGAAATTACTGTAGGAGCCAGCGGAATGGGCTTTCCGAGCATTGGGATCTATTCTTTTGAATTATTTACGGAATATGAGGTAGATACCATCATCAGAATCGGGACCTGCGGGGCTTATACTACAGATCTTAAGCTTTTTGATATTTTAAATATTGAAAATGCAGCCAGTGAAAGTACCTATGCAAAGTATGCATGGGAAATTGAGGACGAAATCCTTCCTCACCAGGGAAATATCTTCGGAACGATTAATGAAACTGCTCAGGAGCTTTCTTTGGCGACAAAAGCAATCAATGTTCACAGCAGTGACATTTTCTACAGAAAAGATCAGAATATTCCTGCCATTGCTACAAAATATAACTGCCCGGCAGTAGAAATGGAAGCTTTCGGATTATTTGCGAATGCCCAGCACTTAGGAAAGAATGCGGCTACAATCCTTACAGTAACCGATATTATTCCTACCCACGAAAAAATTTCTGCTGATGAAAGAGAAAAAGCCCTTAAACCAATGATGGAACTGGCTTTGGAATCGGCACTGAAAAGTCTTTAG
- a CDS encoding DUF434 domain-containing protein, whose amino-acid sequence MNNRNRGKNTGDDVLFGSEKQLGRLKMAAQDMLYLLTRDYPEKASSELVGNRYKLKTRQIQALRGASASEKQIKDRKSKQLEAAELEGKVLYIDGFNVLILMESLLSGAYIFEGSDGCFRDLSGVHGTYKRVNQTLIAVELVAVFFQKAKIQKLVWIFDKPVSNSGRIKEIILDFAHENNLNWEAELEYNPDKFLAENLEIATSSDAWILDHCKMWFNLIGYLISEEKLQVNLIKMFEDASV is encoded by the coding sequence ATGAATAACAGAAACCGTGGAAAAAATACCGGAGATGATGTGCTGTTTGGTTCTGAAAAACAATTGGGCAGACTGAAAATGGCAGCACAGGACATGCTGTATTTATTGACGCGGGATTACCCCGAGAAAGCTTCTTCAGAACTGGTAGGAAACAGATATAAGCTGAAAACCCGCCAGATCCAGGCTCTACGCGGAGCTTCTGCATCGGAGAAACAAATAAAGGATAGAAAATCCAAACAGCTGGAAGCGGCAGAATTGGAAGGTAAAGTTCTTTATATCGATGGCTTTAATGTGCTCATTTTGATGGAAAGCCTGCTCTCCGGAGCTTATATTTTTGAGGGGTCCGATGGATGTTTCCGCGATCTTTCAGGCGTTCACGGAACCTATAAAAGGGTCAACCAGACTTTAATAGCAGTGGAACTTGTAGCAGTGTTTTTCCAAAAAGCCAAAATACAGAAACTGGTCTGGATCTTTGACAAGCCGGTTTCCAACAGCGGAAGAATTAAAGAAATTATTCTTGATTTTGCACACGAAAACAATCTGAACTGGGAAGCCGAACTGGAATACAATCCGGATAAATTTTTGGCAGAAAACTTAGAAATTGCAACATCTTCCGATGCATGGATATTGGATCACTGTAAAATGTGGTTTAATCTCATAGGGTATTTAATCTCAGAAGAGAAACTGCAGGTAAACCTTATAAAAATGTTTGAAGATGCATCTGTTTAA
- a CDS encoding DUF4822 domain-containing protein: MNTLKKFYYLFTAVWMLSAFVSCSDNDNIVPEQPTPSQILSSTPWETTGAKDKNGNPVALTDASVAGFVGFAYFKADGNFAIYNLNDVLRSRGTWTVDAEGKARTITALNPDGTSIFSRVVDILVLNGNEFTYRIHTNPNDPSVYYDIIHTKTAHTEPANGQLTLASTPWETTGAKDKNGNPVALTDTSVAGFVGYSYFKANGTFTIYGLNNVLRSQGTWSISPDGKKRTITALDANGNVLFTRVVDILILNSSEFTYRIIPDAGNPSVYYDIIHTKVNHQEP; the protein is encoded by the coding sequence ATGAATACATTGAAAAAATTCTATTACCTATTCACAGCTGTATGGATGCTATCTGCTTTTGTATCATGCTCTGATAACGACAATATTGTTCCGGAACAACCCACTCCTTCACAGATCCTTTCTTCCACTCCGTGGGAAACGACCGGAGCCAAAGATAAAAACGGAAATCCGGTGGCTTTAACAGATGCAAGTGTAGCAGGTTTCGTTGGCTTTGCGTATTTCAAAGCCGACGGAAACTTTGCAATCTATAATCTCAATGACGTTTTGAGATCCCGTGGAACATGGACTGTGGATGCCGAAGGAAAAGCAAGAACCATTACAGCGCTTAATCCTGACGGTACTTCAATCTTCAGCCGTGTGGTAGATATTCTTGTCCTTAACGGAAATGAATTCACTTACAGAATTCACACCAATCCCAATGACCCTTCCGTTTATTATGATATTATCCATACAAAAACAGCTCATACGGAACCAGCAAACGGACAGCTTACCTTGGCTTCCACCCCTTGGGAAACGACCGGAGCCAAAGATAAAAACGGAAATCCGGTAGCTTTAACAGATACAAGTGTAGCGGGCTTTGTAGGGTATTCTTATTTTAAAGCAAATGGAACTTTTACGATTTACGGACTGAATAACGTCCTGAGGTCACAAGGAACATGGTCTATCTCTCCCGACGGAAAGAAAAGAACGATCACTGCTCTGGATGCCAATGGAAATGTACTTTTTACGCGGGTTGTTGATATTCTTATCTTGAATAGTTCTGAATTTACTTACAGAATTATTCCAGATGCAGGAAATCCTTCTGTTTATTATGATATCATCCATACGAAAGTGAATCATCAGGAACCGTAA
- a CDS encoding MBL fold metallo-hydrolase — MNFKKQMGQFPNEKRKTYFSTLSNYINGKFQNILPTPALLEGESMTKLLFQTLCRTENVSPKSPVPFVITNLKNLKPDENVLVWFGHSSYFIQIDGKKFLIDPVFSGNASPMPGSIKAFAGSDHYKPEDMPEIDFLLISHDHWDHLDYSTVQTLKDKVGKVICGLGTGQHFEYWGWETERIIEKNWWESVNLADGFTITFTPARHFSGRLLNRNISLWTSFVLQTPSKKLFLGGDSGYGNHFAEIGNKYGPFDLAIMECGQYNEKWPYIHSLPEQIIQEVQELRAENFIPVHNSKFKLAQHPWFEPLELVSKYAEANSIPVTLPMIGEKADLNQLGKVTWKKWWQELM; from the coding sequence ATGAATTTTAAAAAGCAAATGGGGCAGTTTCCCAATGAAAAAAGAAAAACCTATTTCAGCACACTGTCCAATTATATCAACGGGAAATTTCAGAATATACTTCCCACACCAGCCCTTCTGGAAGGAGAAAGCATGACCAAATTACTTTTCCAGACCTTATGCAGGACAGAAAATGTAAGCCCGAAATCACCTGTCCCGTTCGTAATTACAAACCTGAAAAATCTTAAACCCGACGAAAATGTACTGGTGTGGTTTGGGCACAGCTCTTATTTTATCCAGATTGACGGCAAAAAATTCCTCATCGATCCTGTATTTAGCGGCAATGCATCACCGATGCCAGGTTCCATAAAAGCCTTTGCAGGGTCAGACCACTATAAGCCGGAGGATATGCCGGAAATCGATTTTCTTCTTATCTCGCATGACCATTGGGATCATCTCGATTATTCAACCGTTCAGACACTGAAAGATAAAGTAGGTAAAGTTATTTGCGGTTTGGGAACCGGGCAGCATTTCGAATACTGGGGCTGGGAGACAGAAAGAATTATTGAAAAAAACTGGTGGGAAAGTGTCAATTTAGCAGATGGTTTCACCATTACATTCACACCTGCAAGACATTTTTCCGGACGTCTTCTGAACCGGAATATCTCACTGTGGACATCTTTTGTATTGCAGACGCCGTCTAAAAAGCTGTTTCTTGGTGGCGACAGTGGTTACGGAAATCATTTTGCAGAGATAGGGAATAAGTACGGCCCTTTCGACCTTGCCATAATGGAATGCGGGCAGTACAACGAAAAATGGCCATACATTCACAGCCTTCCCGAGCAGATCATCCAAGAAGTTCAGGAACTCAGGGCTGAAAATTTTATCCCTGTTCATAATTCAAAGTTTAAACTCGCTCAACATCCGTGGTTTGAACCCTTGGAACTGGTTTCAAAATATGCGGAAGCAAACAGCATACCCGTTACACTTCCGATGATAGGGGAAAAAGCAGATCTCAACCAATTAGGAAAAGTAACCTGGAAAAAATGGTGGCAGGAATTGATGTAA